CATGAGAGTCTTGACTTCCTCCATCAAGGCCAATACCGAAGGCTTGCATGCCAAATCACACTCAACGGCATTTCTAAAACATTCCATTGCATCGCAGAATTTACCTTCATCCCTAAAGTCAATGCCCCTCTTAATGTATTCGTTTGATTCATTTGAAAAACTGTTATAGTTCAATATGTTATCGTCAATTGCTTCAATGACCTCATTTTTAAGAATAAGTGCGATGTTGCATAAGCTTGAATCCAACTGGACTGCCCTGTCATAAAATTTCAAAGCGCTTTGAAATTCATTCTTATGTTTTGAGATAATGCCTTTATTAAGTAACGCACAAGAGTTTTCATTGATCAGAACTGACTTGTTGAAACATTCCTCAGCTTCACTGAACCTTTTCAATTTCATTAGCGCCGAACCTTTACCGTTCAATAAATCAATGTTGTCAGGATCTAACTTTAAAAGGTTTTCAAAGACTTTTAAAGCCAATCCTGCATCATACTGAATCAATTCGTAAGCTTCATCAATTTTATTTTCAAAATTCTCTTGTGACATATTATCCTTACTAAAACTTTATACTTAATTACTAATAAATTGAATAAAGCAAAAGCTTTATGCAAGAATGCAGAATAATTTAAAAAAAAAGAGGGATAAAATTAAATTTTATCCAAAGCCTGGTCCACATCCGCTAAAATATCTTCAATATCCTCAATACCTACTGAAAACCTAATCAAATCAGGTGTTACGCCAGTAGATAACTGCTGCTCTTCAGACAATTGGGAATGGGTTGTGGATGCAGGATGGGTTACCAGTGACTTTGCATCACCGATATTTGCTAAAAATGAAATCAGCTCAACGTTTTCGATGAACTTCAAGGCACCGTCATAGCCTGCCTTAAGTCCGAATGATACGATTCCTCCGTAACCTTTCTCAGCATATTTCTTTGCCACCTCATGGTTCGGGGAGGATTCGAGTCCTGAATATGTCACCCAAGCGACCTTCGGATGGGCTTCCAGATGCTCTGCAACAGCCATGGCATTAGATGCATGCCTTTCAATCCTCAAGCCCAAGGTTTCAAGACCCTGCATGAGTAAAAATGATCCGAATGGAGAAGGTATTGCTCCGGTATCCCTTCCGACAACTGCCCTTAATCTGGTTGTGAATGCGGCTTCACCAAATGTTTCGGCGAAAATCAAACCATTGTATGTGTCATCCGGCTCGGACATTGTTGGGAACTTTCCATTCATCCAATCAAAGTCTCCCTTCTCGATTACAATACCGCCAAGGGTTGTTCCATGGCCTCCAATGTATTTTGTTGCTGATGAGGCGATGATGTCTGCCCCATGGTCGAATGGCCTTACTGAACCAATACCCACAGTGTTGTCGGCAATTAACGGGATTCCATGTGAATGTGCAATGTCGGCCAATTTGTCAAAATCAGGAATGTCAAGTTTAGGGTTTCCGATTGACTCAACGTAAATAGCCTTTGTTTTCTCATTTATTGCCTTTTCAAACAGTTCAGGTGATTGTGAGTCAACAAAGGTTACGGTTCTGCCCAATTCCTCAAGGGTATTTTCAAACAGTTCATATGTTCCCCCATATAAATTATCGGCAGAGACTATATTGTCCCCCACCTGTGTCAGGTTAATGATTGCATAAAATATTGCAGCCATTCCGGAAGCTGTTGCATATGCCGCTGTTCCACCTTCAATTGCAGCCATCCTTTTTTCAAAAGCTTCTGTTGTAGGGTTTGTCAATCGAGTGTAGATGTTTCCTCCTTCAGTAAGTGCAAAACGATTAGCAGCCTGCTCAGGAGAATCAAATACATAAGAGGTGGTCTGATAAATTGGTGTCACTCTGGAACCGGTCTCATCAACCTCCTCCTGTCCGGCATGAACGCCGATAGTTGATATGTTCTTTTTGTTTTTAATTTCATACGCCATAATAATCACATTAAATGTTTGTCTGAATAATTATATTAAACTTAAGATTCACCATTAGAAACCGAATAGGTCATGTGCGTCCAGCATCACATCCACGATATGGACATTGAATGGACATCTCGGTTCACAGTCCCCGCATGCAATGCAATCGGTTGCATTGAATTTTAGATTATTGTAATGCTCCCGCACGCTTGCAGGCACCTCATCATGGTTTTTCGCAAGGTCAAATAGCTTATTGACCATTGCTATATCTATCTGGGAACTGCATGGTGCACAGTGTCCGCAATAGGTGCATTGTCCCTTGAATGAGTGTTTCGGTGCATTTTTGAGGACCTCAGCGTAGTCCTTTTCCTCATCACTTGCTGAGCAATACTTCAATGATTCCTCAAGTTCCTCAACTGTTTTGACACCGACAAAGATGCTTGAGACTCCTTTCTGTTCCAATGCATAATGAATGCACTGAACCGGTGTTAGGGCAACTCCAAATGGAGAAGTTTCATCCGAAAGCAGATTGCCTCCGGCAAATCCCTTCATCACTGTCAATGCGGTTCCATTCCTTTCGCAGGTTTCATACAGTTGGGCCCTCACAGGATTGAGGCTTGAAAACTCATCGTCATATGCCTCCTCCTTGCGGTATTCCTCAATGTCATCCATCACTCCGAACATGTCGAATGCAGGATTTATTGAAAACATAAGCAATTCGATTTCAGGGTTTTCAGCTGCCAATAGACCTATCTCAGGGTTATGTGTGCTCAATCCGATGTGGGCTATTGTCCCGTCATCCTTGAGCTTTCTGACATATTCGATGAAAGGCCCGTTCATTATCTCATTATAGTCATCCAGTTGGTCAACGTAATGAATCATTCCAAAATCAAGCGTATCCATTTGAAAACGTTCCATGAAATCCTCAAATGCTGGAATTACCTTGTCCATTTCACGTGTCCTCACATACTGATTGTTCTGCCAGGTCGAACCTATATGGCCCTGGATCACCCAGTTTTCACGGTTTGGCTTGATGGCCTTACCCAGATGTGAGCGCACA
The window above is part of the Methanobrevibacter thaueri genome. Proteins encoded here:
- a CDS encoding aldo/keto reductase encodes the protein MEYRKLGDTGIEVSEIAFGAEFLVERPYEDTEVLIKACEANGINFVDCWMSEPDVRSHLGKAIKPNRENWVIQGHIGSTWQNNQYVRTREMDKVIPAFEDFMERFQMDTLDFGMIHYVDQLDDYNEIMNGPFIEYVRKLKDDGTIAHIGLSTHNPEIGLLAAENPEIELLMFSINPAFDMFGVMDDIEEYRKEEAYDDEFSSLNPVRAQLYETCERNGTALTVMKGFAGGNLLSDETSPFGVALTPVQCIHYALEQKGVSSIFVGVKTVEELEESLKYCSASDEEKDYAEVLKNAPKHSFKGQCTYCGHCAPCSSQIDIAMVNKLFDLAKNHDEVPASVREHYNNLKFNATDCIACGDCEPRCPFNVHIVDVMLDAHDLFGF
- a CDS encoding O-acetylhomoserine aminocarboxypropyltransferase/cysteine synthase family protein, producing MAYEIKNKKNISTIGVHAGQEEVDETGSRVTPIYQTTSYVFDSPEQAANRFALTEGGNIYTRLTNPTTEAFEKRMAAIEGGTAAYATASGMAAIFYAIINLTQVGDNIVSADNLYGGTYELFENTLEELGRTVTFVDSQSPELFEKAINEKTKAIYVESIGNPKLDIPDFDKLADIAHSHGIPLIADNTVGIGSVRPFDHGADIIASSATKYIGGHGTTLGGIVIEKGDFDWMNGKFPTMSEPDDTYNGLIFAETFGEAAFTTRLRAVVGRDTGAIPSPFGSFLLMQGLETLGLRIERHASNAMAVAEHLEAHPKVAWVTYSGLESSPNHEVAKKYAEKGYGGIVSFGLKAGYDGALKFIENVELISFLANIGDAKSLVTHPASTTHSQLSEEQQLSTGVTPDLIRFSVGIEDIEDILADVDQALDKI
- a CDS encoding tetratricopeptide repeat protein; translation: MSQENFENKIDEAYELIQYDAGLALKVFENLLKLDPDNIDLLNGKGSALMKLKRFSEAEECFNKSVLINENSCALLNKGIISKHKNEFQSALKFYDRAVQLDSSLCNIALILKNEVIEAIDDNILNYNSFSNESNEYIKRGIDFRDEGKFCDAMECFRNAVECDLACKPSVLALMEEVKTLMFNEFMFKTPDLDDEAIYDLKMQFFRALLVEEDPAKALTLMDFILDIKGNDLDTLNFKGCILFLFEEYCEAILCFDKCLDIDGQYYYALFNKGLVLGIMSEFKEALLCFEVLLKEHKYEEKAEFYRQEILEKIDAIS